In a single window of the Aridibaculum aurantiacum genome:
- a CDS encoding tetratricopeptide repeat protein has protein sequence MKKLLAIGLMMGFGFTQLQAQSVEEAQSHIYYGKYTSAKNTLNQVLANKAKNADAIYWLGQTHLKEDDLQAAKTVYQNAVQSGIQAPILTVGLGHIALLEGDNAKAKQLFEEAIASSTRRKKEDPAILNAVGRANADGPSTVGDPAYGIAVLERAAAIDPNNAETYMNMGINYLKMGNDRGGDAYGAFTSALRVDPNHAAAKYRLGKIFLTQGNREKFEGYFIGATESDPKYAPAYLELYNYYAQRDVNKAKEYLENYMANSDKDCNVDFFYADYLFRAGKYQESLDKGKAMANGNCKDLPRLPVLFAYNYDRLGDTANARASIEQYLANAPKDKVQPDDYLLAANVLKKMPGREDAAINYLKVAIQNDTVKSNQYMYMDTIASLYKKKGDFANRLQWLQKSYALNPSPSNLDIYNLGDAALQVENYDLADSMFNTYATKYPEQVYGFIGLARSAVARDKDTTAGSAVPAVRQLITFLEKDPQKNKSMLLQQYAYLVYVQANVFKDYAAALQELEGILRVDPENSYAKQTSEQIKKVMSASSRQSQASSKKS, from the coding sequence ATGAAAAAATTATTAGCAATTGGACTGATGATGGGTTTCGGATTTACACAACTGCAGGCGCAGAGTGTAGAGGAAGCTCAATCGCATATTTATTACGGAAAATATACCAGCGCAAAAAATACATTGAACCAGGTGCTGGCAAATAAAGCAAAAAATGCTGACGCTATTTATTGGCTTGGACAAACACACCTGAAAGAAGATGATCTGCAAGCTGCTAAAACAGTATACCAAAATGCAGTACAAAGCGGTATTCAAGCTCCTATACTTACTGTAGGTCTTGGACATATAGCATTGCTGGAAGGTGATAATGCTAAAGCAAAGCAACTGTTTGAAGAAGCAATCGCCAGCAGTACCAGGAGAAAGAAAGAAGACCCTGCTATTTTGAATGCAGTAGGTAGGGCAAATGCAGATGGTCCATCTACTGTAGGTGATCCTGCATATGGTATAGCAGTGTTGGAAAGAGCAGCAGCTATTGATCCAAACAATGCAGAGACATACATGAACATGGGTATCAACTACCTGAAGATGGGTAACGACAGAGGTGGTGATGCATATGGTGCATTTACAAGTGCATTAAGAGTTGATCCTAACCACGCAGCTGCTAAGTACCGGCTGGGAAAGATCTTCCTTACACAAGGCAACAGGGAGAAATTTGAAGGATATTTTATTGGAGCAACAGAGTCAGATCCTAAATATGCACCTGCATACCTGGAGCTGTACAACTACTACGCTCAGCGTGATGTAAACAAAGCAAAAGAATACCTGGAAAACTATATGGCTAACAGTGATAAAGATTGTAACGTAGACTTCTTCTACGCTGACTATCTTTTCCGCGCAGGTAAATACCAGGAATCATTAGATAAGGGTAAGGCTATGGCCAACGGTAATTGTAAAGACCTACCTCGTTTGCCGGTATTGTTTGCCTACAACTACGACAGGCTGGGTGATACAGCTAATGCCCGTGCAAGCATAGAGCAATATTTAGCAAATGCACCAAAGGATAAAGTTCAACCGGATGATTACCTTTTGGCGGCGAATGTGCTGAAGAAAATGCCAGGAAGAGAAGATGCAGCTATCAATTACCTGAAGGTGGCTATTCAAAACGATACAGTGAAGAGTAACCAATACATGTATATGGATACCATTGCATCGCTATACAAAAAGAAAGGTGATTTTGCTAACAGGTTACAGTGGTTGCAGAAGAGCTATGCCTTAAATCCTAGCCCATCTAACCTTGATATTTATAACCTTGGTGATGCAGCACTCCAGGTAGAGAATTATGACCTTGCAGATAGCATGTTCAACACATATGCTACTAAGTACCCTGAGCAAGTTTATGGTTTTATCGGTTTAGCAAGATCAGCAGTAGCTCGCGATAAGGATACAACAGCGGGTAGTGCAGTACCAGCAGTACGCCAGTTGATCACATTCCTTGAGAAAGATCCACAAAAGAACAAGAGTATGCTATTGCAGCAGTACGCATACCTGGTATACGTACAGGCTAATGTGTTTAAAGATTATGCAGCAGCACTGCAAGAGCTTGAAGGAATTCTAAGGGTTGATCCTGAAAATTCTTATGCTAAACAAACATCTGAACAAATTAAGAAGGTGATGTCAGCCTCCAGCAGGCAGTCGCAGGCATCATCTAAGAAATCATAA
- the paaZ gene encoding phenylacetic acid degradation bifunctional protein PaaZ: protein MRKLENYVSGNWITGDGDGQVLYDAVNGDPIAAATTKGLDFAAMLDYGRRTGGPALRKMTFHERGRMLRALALHLTEKKEQFYTISYKTGATRLDSWIDIEGGIGNLFANASLRRKFPNEPFAIDGEGHNLSKGGSFMGQHILVPKEGIAVHINAFNFPVWGMLEKIAVNLLAGVPAIVKPASLTSYLTEAVVKEIAASGILPEGALQLICGSAGNLLEHVNMQDVITFTGSASTGLMLKSQKRILEECVPFNMEADSLNCIVLGEDVTPGMPEWDIFIKEVRKEMTVKAGQKCTAIRRIFVPANKLEDVHIALGKALSQTTVGNPTNEKVRMGALAGKEQVEEVKKHVRELLRTSQLVYGSLDDVDVIDADKEKGAFLSPLLLLDENPFDGEEVHTIEAFGPVSTLMPYNGTDEAIKLAKMGKGSLVSSIVTADNRIAKEYVLGAATHHGRILVLNNECAKESTGHGSPLPLLVHGGPGRAGNGEEMGGVRGVKHYMQRVAVQGSPSTITAITNVYQSNAKQTEDDVHPFRKHFEDLQIGDTLVTARRTVTEADIVNFANLSWDHFYAHTDHTSLVGTLFEKPVAHGYFIMSAAAGLFVDAKKGPVLLNYGIDELRFTKPVYAGSTIGVKLTVKEKIDQEKREPEEIAKGIVKWYVEVYDETNETVAVSTILTMVKKRNQD from the coding sequence ATGCGAAAATTAGAGAACTACGTTTCAGGAAATTGGATAACAGGAGATGGTGACGGCCAGGTATTATATGATGCCGTAAATGGTGACCCAATAGCCGCAGCCACTACCAAAGGATTAGACTTTGCAGCCATGCTGGATTATGGTCGTAGAACAGGCGGTCCTGCATTGCGCAAGATGACGTTTCATGAGCGAGGCAGAATGCTGCGTGCACTGGCCTTGCATCTCACCGAAAAGAAGGAACAATTCTACACCATCAGCTACAAAACAGGCGCTACACGATTAGATAGTTGGATAGATATAGAAGGTGGAATAGGTAACTTATTTGCCAATGCATCGCTGCGCAGAAAGTTCCCAAATGAACCATTTGCCATAGACGGAGAAGGCCATAACCTGAGCAAAGGCGGCAGCTTTATGGGCCAGCATATTCTCGTTCCTAAAGAAGGGATAGCTGTTCATATCAATGCGTTTAATTTTCCTGTGTGGGGTATGCTGGAGAAGATAGCTGTGAACCTATTGGCTGGCGTGCCTGCTATTGTAAAGCCAGCTTCTCTTACATCGTATTTAACCGAGGCAGTAGTAAAAGAAATTGCTGCATCAGGCATTCTGCCTGAAGGTGCATTGCAACTCATTTGCGGTAGCGCAGGTAATTTACTGGAGCATGTAAACATGCAGGATGTGATCACCTTTACTGGTTCAGCCTCTACTGGTTTAATGCTGAAATCGCAGAAGCGTATACTGGAAGAATGTGTGCCGTTCAATATGGAAGCAGACAGCCTGAACTGTATAGTGCTGGGTGAAGATGTAACACCAGGCATGCCTGAGTGGGACATTTTTATTAAAGAAGTAAGAAAAGAAATGACAGTGAAAGCAGGACAAAAATGTACTGCTATACGCCGCATTTTTGTTCCGGCTAATAAGCTGGAAGATGTACATATAGCACTGGGTAAAGCACTTAGTCAAACAACTGTAGGAAACCCTACTAACGAGAAGGTGCGCATGGGTGCACTTGCAGGTAAAGAGCAGGTAGAAGAGGTAAAGAAACATGTGAGAGAGCTGCTGCGTACATCGCAGCTGGTTTATGGAAGCCTGGATGATGTAGATGTAATAGATGCCGATAAAGAAAAGGGCGCTTTCCTGTCGCCGCTGCTACTGCTCGATGAAAATCCTTTTGATGGAGAAGAAGTACATACCATCGAAGCGTTCGGGCCGGTAAGTACGCTCATGCCTTATAATGGAACAGATGAAGCTATTAAACTGGCTAAAATGGGTAAAGGTTCATTGGTTAGTTCTATCGTGACTGCAGATAACCGTATTGCAAAAGAGTATGTACTGGGAGCTGCTACGCATCATGGTCGTATACTGGTGCTAAACAATGAATGTGCAAAGGAAAGTACAGGCCATGGAAGCCCGCTGCCTTTGCTGGTGCATGGTGGCCCTGGCCGGGCTGGTAACGGCGAAGAAATGGGTGGCGTACGTGGTGTAAAACATTATATGCAACGTGTGGCGGTGCAAGGTTCTCCTTCTACCATTACAGCTATTACAAACGTATACCAGTCCAATGCAAAGCAAACAGAAGATGATGTACATCCTTTCCGCAAGCACTTTGAAGACCTGCAGATAGGTGACACTTTAGTAACAGCACGACGCACAGTAACAGAGGCAGATATTGTAAATTTTGCCAACCTCAGCTGGGATCATTTTTATGCGCATACAGATCATACCTCGCTGGTAGGTACGCTGTTTGAAAAGCCGGTAGCACATGGATACTTTATCATGAGTGCAGCTGCGGGTCTTTTTGTAGATGCGAAAAAAGGTCCTGTACTGTTGAACTACGGTATTGATGAACTAAGATTTACTAAACCTGTTTATGCAGGTAGCACCATAGGAGTAAAGCTAACGGTGAAAGAAAAGATAGACCAGGAAAAGCGGGAGCCTGAAGAGATAGCTAAAGGGATTGTGAAATGGTATGTAGAGGTATATGACGAGACGAATGAAACGGTTGCTGTTTCTACCATACTAACCATGGTGAAGAAAAGAAACCAGGATTAA
- a CDS encoding enoyl-CoA hydratase/isomerase family protein: MITELKEGYVKTEREHGISTIEFFHPQSNSLPGMMLEKLAQTIHSESHDPATKVIVLRSAGDKTFCAGASFDELAAITNEKEGLAFFTGFAKVINAMRRAPQFVIARVHGKCIGGGVGLAAAADYAIAVEGADVKLSELAVGIGPFVVGPAVERKIGLSAFTQLTIDASMWRSADWARRKGLYAELHPEKEGMEDSINRLSNNLAQSNPDAMKELKKIFWKGTENWDELLVERAAISGRLILSNHSRNFIQKFKEKV; encoded by the coding sequence ATGATTACAGAATTAAAGGAAGGCTATGTAAAGACAGAGAGAGAACATGGCATTTCTACCATAGAATTTTTTCACCCGCAGAGCAATTCACTGCCAGGCATGATGCTGGAGAAACTGGCGCAAACCATTCACAGCGAATCGCATGATCCTGCTACTAAAGTGATTGTTCTTCGTTCAGCTGGCGACAAAACATTTTGTGCCGGTGCATCATTTGATGAGCTTGCCGCTATCACAAACGAAAAAGAAGGCTTAGCATTCTTCACTGGCTTTGCAAAAGTCATCAATGCAATGCGCCGGGCGCCGCAGTTCGTCATTGCACGCGTTCATGGAAAATGTATTGGCGGTGGAGTAGGTTTGGCTGCAGCCGCCGATTATGCTATAGCAGTAGAAGGTGCAGATGTGAAGCTCAGCGAGCTGGCAGTAGGTATAGGTCCTTTTGTAGTTGGTCCTGCTGTAGAAAGAAAAATTGGTCTTTCTGCTTTTACCCAATTGACCATTGATGCCAGCATGTGGCGATCAGCTGACTGGGCAAGACGCAAAGGTTTATATGCTGAGCTTCACCCGGAGAAAGAAGGCATGGAAGATTCTATTAATCGTTTGTCTAATAACCTGGCGCAAAGCAATCCTGATGCTATGAAGGAGCTGAAAAAGATATTTTGGAAGGGTACAGAAAATTGGGATGAGTTGCTGGTAGAACGGGCTGCCATCAGTGGCAGGTTAATCTTAAGTAACCATAGCAGGAACTTCATACAAAAGTTTAAGGAGAAAGTTTAA
- a CDS encoding SulP family inorganic anion transporter — translation MKNFFRNVGADFPASIVVFLVALPLCLGIALGSGAPLFSGIIAGIVGGIVIGSLSGSQLSVSGPAAGLTVIVAAAILNLKVFDAFLLAVVLAGAFQILFGFLRAGILGDYVPNTVIKGMMAAIGLILILKQIPHLVGYDADFIGDEKFLQLDKQNTFSELANMFNYIAPPAVVIGVVSLLILMLWETKAFKKQKFLLLIPGPLVVVVAGVLLNQAFQLYSTDFNLEQKHLVSLMVAEDLPQFISFFTLPGFQHITNPDVWISAGTIAIIASLETLLSIEAVDKLDPLRRRTPTNRELKAQGVGNFVSGMIGGLPLTSVVVRSSANVVSGARTKLSTILHGVFMLVAVMFIPRILNLIPLSALAAILIFTGYKLAKVSLFKDYYKKGWDQFVPFVVTIIAILLTDLLVGIIIGLGVGLFFMIRSNFRSSVFVVNDHNRYLVRLRKDVSFLNKPIIKRKLDAVPEGSSVVVDATRADFIDKDIIEEINNFIINAKAKDIHVEVKKTPHNPMHQLFTSADGNKD, via the coding sequence ATGAAAAATTTTTTCCGGAACGTTGGAGCTGATTTTCCAGCTTCTATTGTTGTGTTCCTTGTAGCGCTACCACTTTGTTTGGGAATTGCATTAGGATCAGGTGCTCCTTTATTCTCAGGTATCATTGCTGGTATCGTAGGCGGTATCGTCATAGGCTCTTTAAGTGGCTCGCAGCTGAGTGTTAGTGGACCCGCTGCAGGACTTACTGTTATTGTAGCTGCAGCTATCCTGAACCTGAAGGTATTTGACGCTTTTCTATTGGCCGTTGTACTGGCAGGCGCTTTCCAAATCCTCTTTGGATTTTTAAGAGCTGGTATATTGGGTGATTATGTACCAAACACAGTTATCAAAGGAATGATGGCCGCAATCGGTCTTATTCTCATCTTAAAACAAATTCCACACCTTGTAGGGTACGATGCTGATTTTATCGGCGATGAAAAGTTTCTTCAACTGGATAAACAGAATACGTTCAGTGAACTGGCAAACATGTTCAATTACATTGCGCCACCTGCTGTTGTAATTGGTGTTGTTTCCCTGCTCATCCTTATGTTGTGGGAAACAAAAGCTTTCAAGAAACAGAAGTTCTTGTTGCTGATACCTGGACCACTGGTAGTGGTGGTAGCAGGTGTTTTGCTCAACCAGGCATTTCAACTTTACTCTACTGATTTCAACCTGGAGCAAAAGCACCTGGTAAGCCTGATGGTGGCAGAAGACCTGCCGCAATTCATCTCTTTCTTCACTTTACCTGGCTTCCAGCACATTACTAATCCTGATGTCTGGATATCTGCCGGTACCATTGCAATCATTGCAAGTTTGGAAACTTTGCTAAGTATAGAAGCGGTCGACAAACTTGATCCACTGCGTAGAAGAACACCTACCAACCGTGAGCTAAAAGCACAAGGCGTAGGTAATTTTGTATCAGGAATGATTGGTGGTTTACCACTTACATCGGTTGTTGTACGTAGCTCTGCTAACGTGGTTTCTGGTGCACGAACCAAACTATCAACCATTCTTCATGGTGTGTTTATGCTGGTAGCGGTAATGTTTATACCGCGCATCTTAAACCTGATACCACTTTCAGCCCTGGCTGCCATTCTAATTTTCACTGGTTATAAACTGGCTAAAGTTTCTTTGTTCAAAGACTATTATAAAAAAGGTTGGGACCAGTTTGTTCCTTTTGTAGTTACCATCATTGCCATACTACTTACCGACCTGCTGGTTGGTATCATCATAGGTTTGGGTGTAGGATTGTTCTTTATGATCAGGAGCAATTTCAGGTCATCAGTTTTTGTGGTAAATGACCATAACCGTTACCTGGTAAGACTTCGTAAAGACGTTTCTTTCCTAAACAAGCCAATCATCAAACGCAAGCTTGATGCTGTGCCTGAAGGTAGTTCTGTAGTGGTTGATGCTACTCGTGCTGACTTTATTGATAAAGACATTATTGAAGAGATCAACAATTTCATCATTAATGCAAAAGCAAAAGATATACACGTAGAAGTGAAGAAAACACCGCATAATCCAATGCATCAGTTATTTACTTCAGCTGATGGTAATAAAGATTAA
- the fabG gene encoding 3-oxoacyl-[acyl-carrier-protein] reductase, with protein sequence MKLLEGKVAIVTGASRGIGEAIAVRLAEQGAHIAFSYVSSDEKAKALEDKLKGFGVNAKAYKSNAGIYEDCEQMVNDVLKEFNTIDVCVNNAGISKDNLLLRMTQEQWDDVMMINLKSVFNMTKQVIKPMMKARKGSIINMSSIIGMRGNAGQSSYAASKAGIIGFTKSMAHELGSRNIRCNAIAPGFVETDMTHYLQEGDAAKAFLQKIPLGRFATAAEIADSTLYLASDMSSYVTGQVISVCGGLNI encoded by the coding sequence ATGAAACTACTTGAAGGAAAAGTTGCCATAGTAACAGGTGCCAGTCGTGGTATAGGTGAAGCCATAGCTGTAAGACTGGCTGAACAAGGTGCACACATCGCGTTCAGCTATGTAAGCAGCGATGAAAAAGCAAAGGCTTTGGAAGACAAACTGAAAGGTTTTGGCGTAAATGCGAAAGCATATAAAAGCAATGCAGGCATATATGAAGATTGCGAGCAAATGGTAAACGATGTGCTGAAAGAGTTCAATACGATAGATGTATGTGTGAACAATGCCGGCATAAGCAAAGACAATCTGCTACTGCGTATGACACAGGAACAGTGGGATGATGTGATGATGATCAACCTGAAGAGTGTGTTCAACATGACCAAGCAGGTGATAAAGCCTATGATGAAAGCCCGCAAAGGAAGTATCATAAATATGAGTTCAATAATAGGTATGCGCGGTAATGCAGGCCAAAGTAGTTATGCGGCATCTAAAGCAGGTATTATTGGATTTACAAAATCGATGGCGCACGAACTTGGTAGCCGCAACATCAGGTGCAATGCAATAGCGCCAGGTTTTGTAGAAACGGACATGACCCACTACCTGCAGGAAGGTGATGCTGCAAAAGCTTTCTTACAAAAAATTCCTCTGGGACGTTTTGCCACTGCAGCCGAGATAGCAGATAGCACCCTTTATCTTGCAAGCGACATGAGCAGTTATGTAACAGGGCAGGTAATAAGCGTGTGCGGAGGCTTGAATATATAG